AAAATGGTACGGCCTATAGCAACTATTTCCCGGAGAGTACTTATTGGGTATGGGATTTTGCATTGAATTACAAGCTTAGTAAAGATGCAAAGACTTTCCTAAGAGTTAACAACCTGTTTAATAAGTTTTACGCAGAACAGTCTAATGCCAGCAATCGGCCGGGATGGGGTGGTAATCCAGGTGAGTGGTATACCAGCCCTGGCCGCAACTACCAACTCGGAGTTCAATATCAATTCTAATCAACAGAGGGAAGAGAGAAGATGCCTGATGACGGGGATCTTCTCTCGTAATTTAATTTTTGTGAGGAAGTCATGCTGCAACTTGTAAACTTATCCAACTACCAAACCGACTTAGATTTAATCAGCCATAGTGCCACCTGCCTGCGATTGTTTCTGGAACAGAACCAGCTCGACGGTTTGGAGCTTATGCTCTGCGATACCTGGGATAGCCGTATTCACCGGCCCGAATGGGTTTATGGCGTACATTTGCGTTTTTGGCCCTATTGGCTGGATTTTTGGCGGGGCGATACGAAAGCTCTGGCGGAAAACTTTAAAAATGAGGCGGAAATCAAAAGCTGCTATGGTGGTTTAAACCGGGAAGACTGGCTTCAATTGTACCGGGAGAATATCCGAGCTGCCGGACAGACTGGTGCCCGTTATGCGGTGTTTCATGTCAGTCATACCGCAACAAACGAAATATTTGACTGGAACTTCCGGTATAGTGATCGCGAAGTGGTGGAGGCTGCCCGGGAAGTATTGAATAATCTGGTCCAAGAAATACCGGAGCATATGACGCTGCTCCTGGAAAATCTTTGGTGGCCGGGAATGACTCTCACCAACAGGGAGTTGACAGCCCTGCTGTTGGAAGGAGTTGCCCATCCCAGAGTGGGCATTATGCTGGATACCGGGCATTTGATGAATACCAATCCGTCATTGACCACGGAAGAAGAAGGCGTGGCCTATATTATCGACACAGTAAAGGCGCTGGGGAAATATAAGGAACGCATCAAAGGCATTCATCTGCACCGCTCCCTGTCAGGAGAATATGTAAGACAAAGCAGGCAAAAGCTAAAGAAAGAATATACCATGGCGGAAACTATGAGCCATGTTTTACGAATTGATGAACACCTGCCTTTTACCAGCCCGGCAGTTCGGCAGCTCATTCAATATATACAGCCGGAGTATGTGGTACATGAATTTATCCAGACTTCGCTGCAAGACTGGCATGAAAAAATAAACCGACAGCAGCAGGCCTTAGGCGTGTCTTCAAGCTAACGGAATGATCCATGGTACAAAAAGCGCCGTAGGGAGCGTTCCGGATAGTTTGAAGATAAGCCTTAGCGTAAGGAGGTAACCTTTTTGAAACAAAAATGGCTGAGCGTCTTATTGATATGGGGGCTGGCGGTGGCGTTGCTAAGTGGCTGCGGCTATGGTGCCGGGCAACAGCAGCCGGTGGCAGAAGGTTATACGGTGACGGACAGTCAGGGGCACTCTCTGCAGTTAACTCATAAACCGCAGCGTATTGTCTCTCTGACGCTGGGAACTGACGAAATCATCACCGGACTGGTACCGGCGGCCAGGATTGCCGCACTGACCCATTTAGCGGAGGATGCGAGTATCTCGAATATTGTGGAGCAGGCAGCAGAAGTTCCGCATAAAATAAAGGCCGATGCGGAAACGGTGATTGCGCTGAACCCGGATTTGGTTTTGGTGGCAGATTGGCTGCCGGCCGATTTGCCCCAGACGCTGCGTGATGCGGGTATACAGGTATACGTCTATAAAACACCTCACACGATTAAGGAAGTGGAAGACACCATTACTGTCATCGCTCAGGTAGTGGGGGAAGCAGAGCAGGGCAGACAACTGATCAGGATGATGGAGGAGAAGCTGGCCGAGGTCCGGCGAAAACTGAACCCAGTGCAAGCCGGGCAGGAAAAAGTGGTTGCCAAGCTGACGGCGGCCGGGGCAACCGGCGGTAAGGATAGTACCTTTGCCGATATCTGTGAACAGGCCAGAACGGTCAGTGCTGCAGTAAAAGCCGGGCTTGGACCTTATGATATGATGACCAAGGAGCAACTGGTTGCTTCCCGGCCTGATGTGCTGCTGCTGCCTACCTGGGACAATCATGGAAAAACAAATCAGGAGACTTCGCGGTCTGATATTCTGAGCGATCCGGGACTGCAGAGTGTTCCTGCCGTACAAACAGACAGGCTGGAAGCCGTTCCCGAACGGTATCTCAGTTGTACCTCCCAGTATATTGTATTTGGCGTTGAGGGAGTGGCCAAAGCGGCTTATCCGGATTATATGAAGACCAAGTGAGGCTGATTAATGAACATATTGCATAAATTAAGAGGCAGGTTCCTACTTTTTGCCGTGCTGTCTGTCGCCTTGCTGGGCACGGTAGGCTGGTCATTGATGACCGGACAGGTGACGGTGCCGGTTGATAACGTACTGACGATTGCCGGGCAGCAACTGGCGCTTCCTGTCGGGCAGGCTGCCGTGCCTACGGCGGAGCAGACAGCCGTTATTTGGCATATCCGGCTGCCGCGGGCCCTGGTGGGAATCTTGGCTGGTGCCGCTTTGGCGGTGTCCGGTGCTGTTTTACAGGGCGTTTTTAATAACCCCCTCGCCGATCCGGGGATTATCGGTGTTTCCAGCGGGGCTGCTTTGGGGGCGGTGAGTGCCATTGCGCTGGATTTAACTTCAGTAAGCATCTTTTATATGCCTGTATGTGCTTTACTGGGCGCTGTCCTGGCTGTCGGGCTTATTGTGCTGTTGGCGCTGCGGCAGGGAAAGCTGTCACCGTCCATGCTGCTCCTGGGCGGGGTGGCTGTCAGTATGCTGCTGGGAGCCGTGACGTCGGCGATATTGACGGTACTCAATGAACAGCGGGTCAGAGAGTTTTTGTTCTGGCTGGTTGGAGGGCTGGATTACCGTCGCTGGGAGCATGTTTATATGGCTGCCGGGCCGGTGTTGCTGGGTATTATCATCTTATGTTGTATGGCGCGACAGTTAAACGTTCTGATTTTAGGGGAACAGGAAGCCCGGGCGGTGGGAATGCCTGTGGCCAGGCTGCGCCTGACTTTCTTACTGCTGTCCTCGGTGACTACGGCCGCCGCTGTATGTGTAACCGGCACGATTGGGTTTGTCGGTCTTTTGGTACCCCATGTGATGCGGCTGCTGGCGGGACCGGAGCACCGTGTGCTTTTGCCGGCCTGCGCACTGGCCGGAGGCTTATTTCTTGTGTTTTGTGACACCTTGGGCAGGGTTATTGTGTCATCCTTGGAAATTCGGGTAGGGATTATGACTGCTTTGGTCGGTGCGCCTTATTTTTTGTATTTGCTATATAAGGCGCAACAAAAAGGAGGGCTGTCATGATGCGCGAGACGGCTACAATCATTGATGCCCGCCGTATCCGGGTGGGATACGGCCCAAAGACGGTAATCAACGACGTAGCGCTTAAGGCAGGCCCTGGCGAGCTTATTGGCATCCTTGGTCCCAACGGGTCGGGCAAAAGTACGCTGCTAAAGAGTCTGTGTGGTCTGCTGCCCTACAGTAAGGGTGAGGTATTCTTATTTGGCAGGCTGCTGCTGTCGATGAGCGAGCGGGAAAGAGCCCGCCAGGTGGCTTATATGCAGCAGGAAGTACAGGTTTCCTTCGGGATAACGGCTCTGGATGCCGTGTTGACCGGCCGCTATCCTTATCTGCGCTGGTGGCAGAATGAAAGCCCGGACGACTACGCGATTGCCCGGCAATATATGTCCTTTACCGGCGTGGCCGACCTTGTTCAGCGACCGTTACAGGAGTTGTCAGGGGGAGAACGGCAGCGGGTTATGCTGGCGAAAGCACTGGCTCAGGAAACGCCGCTGCTGTTTCTTGACGAACCGACCGCCAGTCTCGATCTTTCTTATCAGGAGGAAATATTCCGTTATTGCCAGCAAATTTGCCAGGAGGGCAAGACAGTACTTATCGTCGTTCATGACATCCGGCTGGCGGCTAAATTCTGTTCCCGGCTGATTCTGCTGTCGGCAGGCGGGATACTGGCCGACGGACCTCCTTCCAAAGTGGTAACACCGGAGCATTTATATCAGGCTTTTGGACTGCACTCAAGCGTATATGAGAACTATACCAGCGGCCAATTGGATATTCATACCTATGACAGACGAAGTGCCGGACAACCTGGTAAGATGGTACACGTAATTGGCGGTGGCGGTACGGTTGGCGCCGTTATACGGACGCTAAGGGAAAACGCCTATCCGGTAAGCTGCGGCGTGCTGCGCCAGGGAGATATGGACACTGCTGTGGCTAGGGCCTTTGGTGCCGATAATCTGGTAAGTCAGGCTTTTGGTCCTATCGGGCGGGAAATGGGAGAGCGGAACCGGCAGAAAATAGCACAGGCCCACTATACCATCCTGGGGAATCTTTATTTTAGTCAGGAAAACCTGGATAATCTAAAGGCTGCCTTTACAGCTGGCCGGCTGATTATTGTGGAAGACAGCCCGGTTGACAACCGTGACGGCACAGCCGGGGAAGCAGCCCTATTATACCGTCAGTTAACTGCCAGACCGGAGACTACGGTTATGAAGCTGGACGAATTGCTGCGGGCTGTTGAAAAAAGAAGTTTATAGTATCTTGTACTATAAAGAAAGCAGGGACTTATTTATGAAGGAAAATCAGATCGTTCCCAGGCAGTTGCCGGAAAAGCTGGCCGGTGCCGTTTCATTTTTTACCGGGTTTACCGATACGGCTGTGCTGGTTAGTGTTGATCAAATAGATAGAGGTTTCTGCTTTATTCACTCTGCACCTGGATGGTATCAAGAGGTGGAAGAAGCTCAAGCCGGACGGGCTGAAAAAAGTTTCGCTGTTTTGCAGGAAATAAAAGATAGCAGCCAATTCGCCGCCTTTTTAACTGATAAACAGGGAGAAACGTTAGCGGACTATCTTAGCGGGACCGGAACAAACTGTCCGGGGCTCACTTTGCAAGAAAACTGGCGGGACGGTGATTTTGCCGAAGGATATTGCGCGGCGGCAGCGGCTTATTTTTCTGCCGTTGAACTGCGGTCGCGCAGCATGGTCATTCCCTGTTCGCTAAATCTGCTAGGCGTGTCCGACGGGTACTACAACGGAAAAAATGATGTAAACGAGTTAAAACGTATACTGGAGCTGGCCGGCTATCAAATACTGGCTTGCCCTGGCGCCGGCAGTACCTGGCAGGAAATTTCCGTTATGACGCAGGCCGAAATGAATCTGGTGGTACATCCCGAATTAGGCTTGGCTTTGGCCAAACAATTGCAAACAGAGTATGGCATTCCTTACTTGTCGCTGCCGCTTTTGCCTTACGGTGTCGAAGGGTCGCTGGGGTGGCTTCGGGCTATTGGCCAGGTTATGTGGATGGGTGAGCGAAGTCATCAGGCAGTCGGGAAGGAAGCCAATGCGGTCTGGCGAACAATGCGCCAACAGGTGAAGCGCTGGGAAAAGAACTGGGGCAGCCTGTATTTTCCGAGCGGTCTGATCAGTGCTCCCGGCTTGGTCGGCGAAGCGGTAGCCAGTGCCTTGCGAACCGAATGGGGTAAGGTTGGTTCGTTAATGGTGCTGCAGCAAACAGGAAGGGCCAATGTCTGGAAAACCGCCGAGGAGCCTTCACTGGCTTTTTCTGGAGCCTGGTTAGCCGGTCGTCTGAATAAACTGGAAAACGGTTTTTTGCTGGCCAGTAGCTATGAAGAAGCCTTGGCACAGCAGCGCGGCGTCAGCCTGGCCTGCTGTCAAACGATTGCCCGGCCGGTATTTGATGAGGAAGAAGCGCCCCGGCAGCCCTTTATGGGATTAAGGGGAGCCGCTTATTGGGTAAAGAATCTTTGGCAGCAATATATGGACAGCGGCGGCCATTCCTCGGCCGGTAAGAAAAAACAATATGTTATGTAATAAATGGAGAAGGGAGAGAGTGTCATGGAATCTATCAGAGAGAGTCTGCTGCTGTTTCAGAAAGGCGGACCGGTTATGTATTTGCTGTTATTGTGCTCTTTGACTGTTATCGGAATTGCTGTGGAGCGGTTTTTATTCTACCGGGCGGTAGCGGATAAGCCGGAACGGTTTACCCGGGACTTTCAAAGAGTGCTGCAAACAGGTGAGGTAAGTGATGCTCTTCGTTTGTGCCGGGAAAATGGCGGCTTTGTAGCGCGGTTGGCCGAAAAAGGATTACAGTGCGAGCAAGGCAAGAGCCGGCATCTGGAAAGTGTCCTGGAGGGAGAAGCATCCCTGCTGGCCAATCAACTGCGCAAGCATTTGCGCCTTTTGGATACCATTGTAACGATTGCCCCGCTATTGGGCTTGCTGGGAACGGTAATCGGCATGATCGGTTCGTTCAGTGTTCTTAATATTAAAAACGGCCAGCCGCTGGCCATTACCGGTGGTGTGGGCGAGGCACTGGTTGCCACGGCCACCGGGCTTTGCGTAGCTACCGTGGCGATGCTGGCATACAGTTATTTTAACCATCGTCTGGACGGAATTGTGACGGCCATGGAAGAGATTTGCCTGCTGGTGCTGGAAAGGAACCGGGATTATGAAGCTTCGTAATCTTCGCAGTGAAAGCCAGCCTAAGTTGATGATTATTCCCATGATTGATATTATCTTTTTTCTTTTAGTATTTTTTATGATGAGCACCTTATATATGGTTGAGCAGCGCAGCCTGCCTGTCGCTTTGCCGCAGGCGGCAACGGCAACGGCTGATACCGGCGAGAAGGTGATTGTAACCGTAACTGAAAATGGACAGATTCAGTTCGGTGAAGAAGCGATCCCGCTGGAATTGCTGCAGCAGCGGATAAAACAGGAAATCGTCCGCCGGCAGGGAAATATGGTTATTCTATTGCAGGCCGACCGAAATCTACCCTATGGTCAAGTGATCGCTGTTTTGGATACGCTGAAAAGTGGCGGGGCACAGCGTGTGGTGGTGGCTGTGGAAAAAGCCGGAGCAGGGGGATGAGGTCAGTGTATACATTAACCCGGGGACGGAAGGCTGCGCTTGTGTCTTTGCTGTTCCATGGCCTGGTGATTGCCGTGTTTAGCTGGCTGTTTCCCCTGACTCAGGTAAAGGAAGTTGAACCGGAGCCTTATCTGGAATTAGAACTGGCTGAGGATGGGGGCGGTGGCGGAGGAGGCATGGCGCTGGGGTCGCTGGATCAAATGACCGATAACAACGATGAGTTTTCGCCGGATGAAAGCCGTGATAATGAAGCTTACCAAGCCAATTTATCTAACCCATTACCGCAAAAAGTGACGAGAAAAGTTCATCTGATGAGCGGAGTAAGTGGCAGCCAGGGGTATTCCGCCGGTAATAGCAGTGGCGGTGGAACTGGCGGCGGCATTGGAACTGGCACGGAGTCCGGCCAGGGCAGCCAGTCAGGCAGCGGTGCAGGCAGCAGCAACGGGGCCGGTCAGGGCTCCGGTTCTGCCGTGCCGGGAGGGATTATTCCACCCAGCATCGTTTCTTCACCCGAGCCGTCCTACCCAATGACGGCTCGCGAGGAAGGACGGCAAGGCACAGTGAGGGTGCGGATTCAAATTTTAACCGACGGTTTGCCGGGAACGGTAGAAGTGGCGGTTTCCAGCGGCTACACCGATTTGGATGCGGCGGCAGTGGCCGGGGTGAAAAAATGGCGCTTTACTCCGGCAAAGTATCGCAGCACCGGGCAGGCTTTTGTGAGTTATCCAACGCGCGATGTCGTATTTAATTTGCGCAAATAGAGTTACACGCCAATTTAAATTATATTCTGTGCTATAATGAAAAAGTAAGTGTCAAAAACAGATTGAGGTAACAGTATGAATATGAACAACAAGGGTTTAGTTATTGTGCATACAGGGAATGGCAAGGGCAAGACGACTGCTGCCTTAGGGATGGCATTGCGGGCCTGGGGACAGGGAATGCGGGTGCTCATCCTGCAATTTATAAAAGGCGGCTGGGAGTATGGCGAATTAAAGGCAGCGGAAAAGCTGGGCCCTAATCTGGTGATCCGGCAGATGGGCGAGGGCTTTGTCCGAGGTTCGTCGGAAAGCATGATGGAAGAACATAAACAGGCGGCGGCTGAAGCGATGCAGGCGGCAGGCGAGGAATTGGCTTCCGGTCGATGGGATATGGTGGTTTTGGACGAGATTAACTATGCTATCGGTATGGACCTGATCAGCGAAGAAGCGGCTCTGCAACTGATTTCTCATAAACCGGACCTGGTACACGTAGTATTGACCGGCCGCAATGCCCGGCCGAAAATTATTGAGACGGCCGATTTGGTTACCGAAATGAAAGAAGTAAAGCATCCTTATAAGGCGGGTATCAAGGCGCAAAAAGGGGTGGAGTTTTAGCCGGTTCGATTGACCTATTCCCAAGAAATGTGGTACTATAAAGCTGTTTGCAACTACATACCGATGAAACAGGTGCCCGTAGTGCTCTACCAACCTTGAAAGCAGAAATTGCTGACGGCCAAAATTTCGTCCCGCCATTATTTTTCAGTTCCAAAGTTGGCAGAGCACTAGGGCTTAATAGGGAAGTCCGGTTTTATTCCGGCGCGGTCCCGCCACTGTAATGGGGAGCAACCTCAAAATATGCCACTGGAACTATGGTTCTGGGAAGGTTGAGGGCGTGATGAACCAGAGCCAGGAGAACTGCCTGTTTGACAGTCACCGTTTTTACCTACGAGCGATGGGGAAGGGGATTATACACGAGATGTGCGTGTTCCCGGCTGATTTAGGCCGGTTTTTATTTTTTAACAAAGAAAGCAGGAGATAGGCATGGCAGGTATATTTTATGGTATTGGCGTGGGCCCGGGAGATCCTGAATTACTAACCTTAAAGGCAGTTTCCGTCATCCGGGAGGCAGATGTTATTATTGCGCCGAAGACGGAAAAAAAAGAGGACAGTGTGGCCCTTTCCATCGCTGCCCCATATGTAAAAGAAAATGTGCAAATTGTAAAACTGGTATTTCCGATGGTATCGGACAGTGATACCCTGTCTGAAGCGTGGGAGTACAACAAAAATGTGATTGTCGATTTGTTGAAAGCCGGGAAAAAGGTGATTTTTCTTACCTTGGGTGATCCGATGTTTTATAGTACTTATATTTATGTGTTCCGCTTACTGGAGAATTGTGGCTATCCGATTGAGACTATACCCGGCGTGCCGGCCTTTTGCGCTATCGGTAGTAAACTTGG
This Propionispora hippei DSM 15287 DNA region includes the following protein-coding sequences:
- a CDS encoding ABC transporter substrate-binding protein; its protein translation is MKQKWLSVLLIWGLAVALLSGCGYGAGQQQPVAEGYTVTDSQGHSLQLTHKPQRIVSLTLGTDEIITGLVPAARIAALTHLAEDASISNIVEQAAEVPHKIKADAETVIALNPDLVLVADWLPADLPQTLRDAGIQVYVYKTPHTIKEVEDTITVIAQVVGEAEQGRQLIRMMEEKLAEVRRKLNPVQAGQEKVVAKLTAAGATGGKDSTFADICEQARTVSAAVKAGLGPYDMMTKEQLVASRPDVLLLPTWDNHGKTNQETSRSDILSDPGLQSVPAVQTDRLEAVPERYLSCTSQYIVFGVEGVAKAAYPDYMKTK
- the cobI gene encoding precorrin-2 C(20)-methyltransferase encodes the protein MAGIFYGIGVGPGDPELLTLKAVSVIREADVIIAPKTEKKEDSVALSIAAPYVKENVQIVKLVFPMVSDSDTLSEAWEYNKNVIVDLLKAGKKVIFLTLGDPMFYSTYIYVFRLLENCGYPIETIPGVPAFCAIGSKLGYPLVEGNDILSIIPATASPDKVDKALSVTDNVVLMKVYKNVNDIVDKLHQHNLSGQAVMISRCGLPEEEVICDLDSLKGRKINYLSTILSRRG
- the cobO gene encoding cob(I)yrinic acid a,c-diamide adenosyltransferase, with translation MNNKGLVIVHTGNGKGKTTAALGMALRAWGQGMRVLILQFIKGGWEYGELKAAEKLGPNLVIRQMGEGFVRGSSESMMEEHKQAAAEAMQAAGEELASGRWDMVVLDEINYAIGMDLISEEAALQLISHKPDLVHVVLTGRNARPKIIETADLVTEMKEVKHPYKAGIKAQKGVEF
- a CDS encoding ABC transporter ATP-binding protein, which encodes MMRETATIIDARRIRVGYGPKTVINDVALKAGPGELIGILGPNGSGKSTLLKSLCGLLPYSKGEVFLFGRLLLSMSERERARQVAYMQQEVQVSFGITALDAVLTGRYPYLRWWQNESPDDYAIARQYMSFTGVADLVQRPLQELSGGERQRVMLAKALAQETPLLFLDEPTASLDLSYQEEIFRYCQQICQEGKTVLIVVHDIRLAAKFCSRLILLSAGGILADGPPSKVVTPEHLYQAFGLHSSVYENYTSGQLDIHTYDRRSAGQPGKMVHVIGGGGTVGAVIRTLRENAYPVSCGVLRQGDMDTAVARAFGADNLVSQAFGPIGREMGERNRQKIAQAHYTILGNLYFSQENLDNLKAAFTAGRLIIVEDSPVDNRDGTAGEAALLYRQLTARPETTVMKLDELLRAVEKRSL
- a CDS encoding nitrogenase component 1 codes for the protein MKENQIVPRQLPEKLAGAVSFFTGFTDTAVLVSVDQIDRGFCFIHSAPGWYQEVEEAQAGRAEKSFAVLQEIKDSSQFAAFLTDKQGETLADYLSGTGTNCPGLTLQENWRDGDFAEGYCAAAAAYFSAVELRSRSMVIPCSLNLLGVSDGYYNGKNDVNELKRILELAGYQILACPGAGSTWQEISVMTQAEMNLVVHPELGLALAKQLQTEYGIPYLSLPLLPYGVEGSLGWLRAIGQVMWMGERSHQAVGKEANAVWRTMRQQVKRWEKNWGSLYFPSGLISAPGLVGEAVASALRTEWGKVGSLMVLQQTGRANVWKTAEEPSLAFSGAWLAGRLNKLENGFLLASSYEEALAQQRGVSLACCQTIARPVFDEEEAPRQPFMGLRGAAYWVKNLWQQYMDSGGHSSAGKKKQYVM
- a CDS encoding ExbD/TolR family protein; the protein is MKLRNLRSESQPKLMIIPMIDIIFFLLVFFMMSTLYMVEQRSLPVALPQAATATADTGEKVIVTVTENGQIQFGEEAIPLELLQQRIKQEIVRRQGNMVILLQADRNLPYGQVIAVLDTLKSGGAQRVVVAVEKAGAGG
- a CDS encoding FecCD family ABC transporter permease, translated to MNILHKLRGRFLLFAVLSVALLGTVGWSLMTGQVTVPVDNVLTIAGQQLALPVGQAAVPTAEQTAVIWHIRLPRALVGILAGAALAVSGAVLQGVFNNPLADPGIIGVSSGAALGAVSAIALDLTSVSIFYMPVCALLGAVLAVGLIVLLALRQGKLSPSMLLLGGVAVSMLLGAVTSAILTVLNEQRVREFLFWLVGGLDYRRWEHVYMAAGPVLLGIIILCCMARQLNVLILGEQEARAVGMPVARLRLTFLLLSSVTTAAAVCVTGTIGFVGLLVPHVMRLLAGPEHRVLLPACALAGGLFLVFCDTLGRVIVSSLEIRVGIMTALVGAPYFLYLLYKAQQKGGLS
- a CDS encoding energy transducer TonB, giving the protein MYTLTRGRKAALVSLLFHGLVIAVFSWLFPLTQVKEVEPEPYLELELAEDGGGGGGGMALGSLDQMTDNNDEFSPDESRDNEAYQANLSNPLPQKVTRKVHLMSGVSGSQGYSAGNSSGGGTGGGIGTGTESGQGSQSGSGAGSSNGAGQGSGSAVPGGIIPPSIVSSPEPSYPMTAREEGRQGTVRVRIQILTDGLPGTVEVAVSSGYTDLDAAAVAGVKKWRFTPAKYRSTGQAFVSYPTRDVVFNLRK
- a CDS encoding MotA/TolQ/ExbB proton channel family protein; translation: MESIRESLLLFQKGGPVMYLLLLCSLTVIGIAVERFLFYRAVADKPERFTRDFQRVLQTGEVSDALRLCRENGGFVARLAEKGLQCEQGKSRHLESVLEGEASLLANQLRKHLRLLDTIVTIAPLLGLLGTVIGMIGSFSVLNIKNGQPLAITGGVGEALVATATGLCVATVAMLAYSYFNHRLDGIVTAMEEICLLVLERNRDYEAS
- a CDS encoding sugar phosphate isomerase/epimerase family protein translates to MLQLVNLSNYQTDLDLISHSATCLRLFLEQNQLDGLELMLCDTWDSRIHRPEWVYGVHLRFWPYWLDFWRGDTKALAENFKNEAEIKSCYGGLNREDWLQLYRENIRAAGQTGARYAVFHVSHTATNEIFDWNFRYSDREVVEAAREVLNNLVQEIPEHMTLLLENLWWPGMTLTNRELTALLLEGVAHPRVGIMLDTGHLMNTNPSLTTEEEGVAYIIDTVKALGKYKERIKGIHLHRSLSGEYVRQSRQKLKKEYTMAETMSHVLRIDEHLPFTSPAVRQLIQYIQPEYVVHEFIQTSLQDWHEKINRQQQALGVSSS